CCACGCCGACGTCGGCGAGCCGCACCCCGGCCAGCCGCGGAGCGATCCGCTTGAAGCCGCGCACCCACCGGCGCCCGATCGCGTCGCGGGCGCGGCCGGGCAGCCCGACGCCCGGCCGCCACCCGCCGAGGTACGCCGGCGGACCGCTCCGTCCCTCGATCGCGCACGGCGACGGGTGGACCGTCCACCAGGGCAGGCCGGCCTCGTCGGCGGCGGTGCCGACGGCGCCCATCGTGAAGTCGGCGATGACCAGGTCGGGCCGTCCCTGCTCCCACAGGGCCAGCAGCTCGGCCCGGAAGTCCTGCTGCAGCCGCACCGCGGCGCGGAACTGGCGGAAGAGCCTCCGCGGGTTGCTGCCGATCCGGTACGGCGGGTTCACGACCGTCTCGATGACCTCGTCGGCGCCGTCCAGCAGCGCCTGCCCGGTCAGGCCCGCGGCGCGGATCGCCGGCTGTGCGGCGGCGGTGCTGACCACCCGCACGGACAGGCCGGGCTCCGCGGCCAGGCGCTCGGCGATGCCGAGCACCGGGTGCAGGTGCCCGGCCATCGGGGGCGCGACGAGGTCGACGTGCTTCATGCGTCCAGTGCGTCTCGTGACGGTTGCTGCGCAACCTCCTCGACGACCGGGGCGGGCGTCAGCTCGACGGCCAGCCGCCGGCAGAGCGCCGCGAGCTCCGGCGAGGCGAGGTAGTCCAGGTGCCCCGCGGCGACCTCGAGGTCGCGCGGCCACCACCGCGCGAGGTGGTCGCTGCTGCTCGCGACCCGGATCGTGCGGCAGTCCGGCGGCCGGGTGGCGACGGCGCCGTACGCGACGACGGTGAGCCGGTCGAGGACGTCGCGGGGAAGGTCCAGCCGCCCGAGCAGGTCGAGGCCGATCGAGCCGGCCAGGACGAGGGTGTGCTCGGCCCTGCGGAGCTGCTCCTCGACCCGCGGTCGGTGTGTCGCGGCCCAGCCCGCCCTGAGGAGCCGGACCCGCAGGAAGAGCACGAGGTGCCGGAGGCTGCCCAGCCACAACGGCACGGCACGGTACGGCGCCAGCGTGGCGTCGTACGGGAAGTTCAGCCGGACCTTCGCGGCCTCCGGCACGGGCAGGTCGTCGAGGAAGGCCTGCTGGACGGGGGAGAGCGCGCAGCTGCGCGGGTCGCTCTGGCCGGTCAGGTGGAGGACCTGGAGCCTCACCGCACCTCCCGGAAGTCGTCGTCGGCGACGACGCGGTAGGTGTGCGTCCGCCACCGGATGGTCCGCTGCACGGCGCCGTGCCCCAGGTGGAGGGGCTGCACCAGCTCGGACACCAGCGAGATCCCCGGGCGGTGCAGCGGCCGTCCGTAGATGCGCAGCTGGACCAGCCGCAGCAGCAGGAACCGTCCACCGAGCAGCGCCGCTAGGGGCCCGAGACGCCGCTCGCGGACGGTCCCGAGGAGCACCGCCCACAGCAGGTTCGGGTGGGTGCCGTGCAGGACGCTGATCGCGGCGACGGTCCTCAGCGGCTGGCGCCGCAGCAGCAGGTTGGCGAAGAGCATCCAGCGGTGAAGCAGGCGGACGTAGGCGCCGGGGGAGTCGACCGTCGTGGTGATCCACTGCGGCGACGCGGTCTGGCAGATGGTCCCGCCAGTGCGCTGCACGGCGCCCGCGACGGCGAGGTCGTCGGTGAGATTGCGCAGGATCGGCGTGAACCCGCCGAGCGAGCGCAGGTCGCGCACCCGCATCGCCCACGTCATCCCGTTGATCGTGACGGGGTCGAGGGTCAGGTAGGTCATGGCCGCGTTGTTGTCGACGAACTGCTCGACGAGCTGCGCCCACGGCGTCCCGCCCGGGAGGTACGCCGGCAGGCCGGTCGCCAGCGTCGCCCGCTCCAGGCCGCCGAGCAGCGCGCCCAGGCTCGCCCGGGGCAGACGGGTGTCGTCGTCGAGCACGAGGAAGATCTCGTCGTCCGCGGCCTCGTCCAGGGCGGGCTGCAGCTTGGCGAGCTTGGGGTTGGTGCCGTCGGGGGCGGGTGGGCAGATGCGGATGTCGAGGCGGGTGCCGGTCGCGCCGGAGCGTGCGAGCTGGTCGCGGAGGCGGCCGACGATCCGCTGCGCCTCCGGGTCGTCCTCGTCCACCAGCCAGCAGAATCGCGCCCCGTCCAGCGACAGCAGGTTGTCGCGCAGCGCGTCCTCCAGGCCCGGGTCGCCGGAGAGGATCGGCTGCACGACGACGACCTTCCCGATCTCGGCGGGGCCGGGCTCGACGGCCGCGGGCGCACGGGAGGCGGTGCGCAGCGTGATCGCGGCCTTCGCCGCCTGCAGGCCCAGGTAGCCGACGGCAGCGGCGGTGGTGGCTCGGCGACTCACAGGCGCTCCCGCTGCCACGCGACGAACCGGTCGACGCCCTCGGCCACCGACACCCGGGGCGTGCCGAGGTCGCGGAGCATCTTGTCGGGCACGAACGTCTTCGACCAGCTCAGCACGCCGACGCCGTAGGGAGTGATCGGCGGTTCGCCCGGCAGGTGCAGCAGCCGCCACGCCCGCTCCAGCACGGTCGCCGCGCGCATCGCCGTGGTCAGGCTGACCTCGCGGGTCGGCGGCTGCAGGCCGAGCCGGTCGATGACCTCGAGCAGCATCGCCTGGATCTCCACGGGCTCGGCGTTGGTCAGGTGGTAGACGCCGCCGAGCTCGGGCCGGGCTGCCAGCTCGATCAGGTAGGCCGCCAGGTTGTCGACATAGATCAGATCGCCGACGGCAGGCTCGGCACGTCCGGTCAGCCGCGGGACACGGCCGGCCTTCGCGGCGGCGATGATCCGCGGGAACAGCACCGTGTCGCCCGGCCCGAAGACGGCGCGCGGGCGCGCGACGACCCAGCTGCCGTCGTACTCGCGGACGACGGCCTCGCTCTCGGCCTTGGTGCGGGCGTAGTCGTTGGCGAACGTCGGGCCGACCGGCGACTCCTCGGTCAGGTCGAGCTGGTCGCCGTCGCGGTAGAGCACCGAGCTCGACGACACGTGCACCAGCCGCGGGTTGCCGAGCCGCCGGCACCACTCGACGACGGTGCGGGTGGCGGTGACGTTGTCGCGGTCGTAGGCCTTGCGGGGTGCGTACGGCGTCGCGCGGGCCGCGCAGTGGATGACGGCGTCGGGCTGCCAGGGCAGCGCGGGCAGCCCCGCCGGGTCGCCGACGCGGCCGAGGTCGACGCTGGCGTAGTCGTCGCGGTCGAGCCGCCGCCGGCCGATCCCGAAGGTCTCGTGCCCGGCCTCCTGCGCCCTCTCCACGAGCCGTCCGCCGACGAACCCGGACGCTCCGGTCACCAACAGCCTCACGAGACCCTCCTGATCCGACGGCGCTTCTGGTCCGGGGCCTCCACCGGCCACCCCATGGGTACGACGACCGGCGGCCGCGCGCGCAGCCGCTCCGCCAGCCGCTCGATCTCCACGCCGACGCGGGAGATCCCGGCGGGCAGGCCGGTCACGGCGACCCGCCACTCGTCGCCGTGCTGCTCGATCCGGTAGTCGCCGAGCTCGCCGGCGAGCGCCACGGCGTGGCGCAGCGCGTCGGGCCAGACCGGCACGGCGCCTCCGTCGCCGGCCAGCGTCAGCACGTCGTCGGCGCGGCCGAGGACGGCGGCGATGCTGCGGCCCGGACGCCCGCACGGGCACGGACCCGGCGCGGCGAGGAGCACGTCGTCGAGGCGGTGCCGGACGACGAGCTGGGTGGTGCGGGTGAAGTCGGTGACGACCGGGTGGAAGCGGCGGTGGTCGATCCACTCCGGCTCGATGTGCACGTGGCCCTCGTTGAGGTGCAGCCGCCCGGCTGGACAGCTGACGGCGAGCAGGCCCTCGGTGGCCTGGTAGATCTGCTCGACCGGCAGGCCGAACGACCCGCGGATGACGGCCTCGTCCTCGGGGTCGAGGGTCTCGGCGACGGAGATGACCTGGATCGGCCGCAGCCCGGCCGGCTTCGACGCAGCGATCCGGCGCAGCACGCTCGCCGGCGCGACGAGGACGTCGGTGCCGGGCAGGTCGGGCAGGTGGTCCTCGACCGGGACGGTCAGGTCGTGCCACGAGAACGCCACGCGTCGGCTGTCGAGGGTCTCGTAGAGATTGCTGTTGGCGCGGAGGAAGAGCGCGACCCGGAGCGGTCGCCGGGCGAGCACGCGCAGGGACGCGGGCGCCATCATCTGACCGAGCAGGATCCCTGCCCACAGGCGGCTCTCCTGCTCCGAGACGAGGAAGACGCCGCGGGTGCCGGTGGTGCCGGACGACAGCCCGACGGTGACGCCGCCCGGCAGGGTGGCGG
Above is a genomic segment from Nocardioides aromaticivorans containing:
- a CDS encoding glycosyltransferase; amino-acid sequence: MSRRATTAAAVGYLGLQAAKAAITLRTASRAPAAVEPGPAEIGKVVVVQPILSGDPGLEDALRDNLLSLDGARFCWLVDEDDPEAQRIVGRLRDQLARSGATGTRLDIRICPPAPDGTNPKLAKLQPALDEAADDEIFLVLDDDTRLPRASLGALLGGLERATLATGLPAYLPGGTPWAQLVEQFVDNNAAMTYLTLDPVTINGMTWAMRVRDLRSLGGFTPILRNLTDDLAVAGAVQRTGGTICQTASPQWITTTVDSPGAYVRLLHRWMLFANLLLRRQPLRTVAAISVLHGTHPNLLWAVLLGTVRERRLGPLAALLGGRFLLLRLVQLRIYGRPLHRPGISLVSELVQPLHLGHGAVQRTIRWRTHTYRVVADDDFREVR
- a CDS encoding NAD-dependent epimerase/dehydratase family protein; translation: MRLLVTGASGFVGGRLVERAQEAGHETFGIGRRRLDRDDYASVDLGRVGDPAGLPALPWQPDAVIHCAARATPYAPRKAYDRDNVTATRTVVEWCRRLGNPRLVHVSSSSVLYRDGDQLDLTEESPVGPTFANDYARTKAESEAVVREYDGSWVVARPRAVFGPGDTVLFPRIIAAAKAGRVPRLTGRAEPAVGDLIYVDNLAAYLIELAARPELGGVYHLTNAEPVEIQAMLLEVIDRLGLQPPTREVSLTTAMRAATVLERAWRLLHLPGEPPITPYGVGVLSWSKTFVPDKMLRDLGTPRVSVAEGVDRFVAWQRERL
- a CDS encoding F390 synthetase-related protein translates to MPGSQAAVAASFARERWLLPGVYDAARARALERFLREDLPRASFYAGLAGRPLGDLPVVDKRTVLADFAAFNRYGITLEQALAVAEAAERSRDFTATLPGGVTVGLSSGTTGTRGVFLVSEQESRLWAGILLGQMMAPASLRVLARRPLRVALFLRANSNLYETLDSRRVAFSWHDLTVPVEDHLPDLPGTDVLVAPASVLRRIAASKPAGLRPIQVISVAETLDPEDEAVIRGSFGLPVEQIYQATEGLLAVSCPAGRLHLNEGHVHIEPEWIDHRRFHPVVTDFTRTTQLVVRHRLDDVLLAAPGPCPCGRPGRSIAAVLGRADDVLTLAGDGGAVPVWPDALRHAVALAGELGDYRIEQHGDEWRVAVTGLPAGISRVGVEIERLAERLRARPPVVVPMGWPVEAPDQKRRRIRRVS